The DNA segment CTGAATATACCATTTCTTCCCCATGCCCTCCTCAGCCACCTTCAGTTGCTTGCTCTTAAAaaggttgctgttgtttttaaaaggttcttttctgttctgtgattttttttttaatcagtcttCTAATGTAACTGTTTGCTGTGAGGTCTGTAGTCTGTTATATCACTACTGCTTTTTGTTAAAATAGTGTAGAAAAACCTCGAGTGCTAACTCCTTCCCGTTCCAGGGGAGCTCAGGCACAATAGCCAGGTGCCCCAGGGTACTCAGCTCCCCCTGGCTCTGAGGATGAGAAGTCAGGCTGTGTGGGCCTTGTAGGCTCTTTTGCCTCTTGGGGCCCCTAATTTTTCTGAGTTCTGGCTCATCTTTCCTCCTTAGTGGGGGCCCTGCAGTCATTGAGAGAAAAGGTGATAAGTAAAAAGGCAGCCAGAGGTGAATGCCAAAGAGACAGTGCAGTGTAATAGGAATCCAAACGGAGAATGTGGGAAACTTGGTACTGAGGAGATGGAACACCCACTCGAGTCCTAGAACACACCTATCTGGCCAGAAGTTTCCTAGAATCTCCCTGGTATCTTCTGTTCTGGGCCAGGGCTGGCCACCTGACTGTGTGCGGCTGGAGAAtgcccatctcccctctcccaaaAGGAGTTTTAAGGGTCATTATACCTAACAAGAAGGGGtctgagtgctggctgctcttttcTTGGCCCttcattcaattcccagcacccgtgtgTGATGgctgacaaccacctgtaatcccagctccaggggatctgacagttTCTTCTGCACTCCACGAGCTCCTATACTCACACGCACGaagtcacacacagacatataataaaaatataacatttaaacTTAAGAACATAGCTGGGTGtcatagcacatgcctttagtcccagcactcgggaggcagaggcaggctgatctcttgagttcaaggctagcctggtctaccaagtgagttccaggacagtcaggtatacacagagaaaccctgtcttaaagaacaaaaacaaaaaagttaacaaacaaatatatatgtatgtgtgtgtatgtgtatttacaaGAAGAGGGTGTGAGTGTGTACGCACGTGCACAGGTGCCCAGGGTGTGGCACTGGTTCCAAATAATTATTGCAAAATAATTCTGTCCCTTTCTCTTCCACCATCCCAATCTGTGTTTTGGAAGATGGATTGGTAATCCCATTGGTGGAGCTGTCAGCAAAGCAGGTGGCATTTCACATCCCATTTGAAGTGGTAGAGAAAGTTTATCCTCCAGTGCCAGAACAACTCCAACTCCGAATTGCTTTTTGGAGCTTCCCTGAGAATGAAGAGGACATTCGGTGAGTCCAAGTACTGATAATGGGCATGGAGTTCTAAGATCTCACACTGGCTGCTGGGCTTTCTGCAGAACAAAAGAGATACTGTAGTTGGAACTGCTAAGAGGAAGATAAGGGAGGCGGGAAAGTGCCCGGCTTTCTCCTAAGGAGTGCTAACAGAGTTGCCTAGAGCATGGTAGTCTCTCAGTGTCTGTGGAAGGTTATTTGCGGGGTTGTGGCCAAGTCCTCTTCTTCCCCCAGTCTGTATTCATGCCTAGCCAATGGCAGTGCGGATGAGTTTCAGCGAGGGGATCAGCTGTTCCGAATGAGGGCTGTGAAAGACCCGCTGCAGATAGGTAAGAGTTCCGACATGCCTGGAGTAACCTCTCCTTCCATCACTGGGTGAAGATTAGGACCTTTGCGGCTGGGCAAGGtcgcacatgtctttaatcctagcactcaggaggcaaaggccagcctggtctccatagtgagttctaagacagccaaggtaacagagagaccctgtcttaaaacaaaacaaaacaaaacaaaacaaaacaaaacaaacaaacaaacaaaaataaaccccaTGTGGAGTGGATTGTGTAATTCAATATGGGTCTAGGGAGGAGAGCAGAGACTTTGGTCTTGGCCAGCTACTTCTGACCTTGCCCTTGTTTCTCCCCAGGGTTCCATCTGAGCGCCACAGTGGTACCACCGCAAATGGTCCCACCCAAGGGGGCCTACAATGTAGCTGTGATGTTTGACCGCTGCCGGGTCACTTCTTGTAGCTGTACCTGTGGGGCCGGGGCCAAATGGTGCACCCATGTCGTGGCACTCTGCCTCTTCCGCATTCACAACGTGAGGCCCTCCCAATTTATCCTGGCCCTACCCTACGCTCCATTCCTCCCTTCTCTGCTGCATGCCTGGCCACAATGTGAGCCCCTTTACCTCCCCTCTGCCCATCTCTCCCCAGCTTCAGCTCCAAAACCTTTCCTCAGATGGTTCTTTGCTCCTTCAGGCATCTGCAGTCTGCCTGCGGGCTCCAGTCTCAGAGTCCCTGTCTCGGCTACAAAGGGACCAGCTTCAAAAATTTGCTCAGTACCTTATCAGTGAGCTTCCTCAGCAGGTGGGTGAGGCTGGGACATCTTCTCACTGCTGGCTTTCAGGCTTAGCCTCAGCCTTCTTCTCAGCTTTCTTGCTTCACCCTGGACTCTTTGGATTCACCTGTGCCTTGTTCTCTGTGCCTTTGTCCTTTCACCCTCAGATTCTCCCCACAGCCCAGCGTCTTCTAGACGAgctcctttcctcccagtccaCAGCCATCAACACAGTGTGTGGGGCTCCGGGTGAGTGTGTTGAGATGGAAAGCAGGGGAGCTGCCAGCACAGGGGATCACTTCCTAATGGCTCCCTGTTGTTAGGTGAGTCTGGGTCCTTAGCAATAGATAACTGATTGCCTGTCATCCGCAGACCCTACAGCAGGGCCCTCAGCTTCAGACCAGAGCACTTGGTATTTGGATGAGTCAACACTCACTGACAACATAAAGAAGACACTACATAAGTTCTGTGGCCCCTCCCCTGTGGTCTTCAGGTAAATTGCATACTAAATCTGTGGTGAGTACATACCTTCCTTAAGCCACTGGTaacctttcttccatctcattaCTGCACTGGCACGGTACCTGCGCATGGGCATCAGTGATGGGCACGGTACCTGCGCATGGGCATCAGTGATGGGCACGGTACCTGCGCATGGGCATCAGTGATGGGCACGGTACCTGCGCATGGGCTTCAGTGATGGGCACGGTACCTGCGCATGGGCATCAGTGATGGGCACGGTACCTGCGCATGGGCATCAGTGATGGGCACGGTACCTGCGCATGGGCATCAGTGATGGGCACGGTACCTACGCATGGGCATCAGTGATGGGCACGGTACCTGCGCATGGGCTTCAgtgatgactcagtggttgaTGATGATCTTGGACAGTCAGTGATTTCCTATTTGCGTAGAGCCAgagttatttttcttcctttggctGATCATactgacacagatgcagagaaagGTGAAGAAGGATTTTGTCTTTCCCCCTCTACTCTGTATTCTGGGTCAGGATCCCCTTTAGGTCAAAGCCCTGCTGTTTTTACCTCCTTCAGTCAGCAGCCCCACCTTAGTCACCTTCTTCTCTGTTCCTTTTACAGTGATGTAAACTCTATGTATCTCTCTTCCACGgaacctcctgctgctgctgagtgGGCATGTCTGCTGCGGCCTCTGAGGGGTCGAGAGCCTGAGGGTGTCTGGAACCTGCTTAGCATTGTTCGAGAGATGTTCAAGCGAAGGGACAGCAATGCTGCCCCCTTGCTGGAAATACTCACTGACCAGTGCCTCACCTATGAACAGGTAACACCTCAGGATGGGGGAGCTTTGTGGtggttccttctttccctctctcatcttattctctttttattctgACAGGAACATAGAGGAGGGTAAGGGCTTTTTAGATTTTTCTGAGCTTTTATGTACCTTACATCTCTCTTTGCCTCCAGATAACAGGCTGGTGGTATAGTGTGCGCACCTCAGCTTCACACAGCAGTGCCAGTGGTCACACAGGCCGTAGCAATGGGCAGTCAGAGGTAGCAGCCCATGCATGTGCAAGTATGTGCGACGAGATGGTTACCCTCTGGAGGCTGGCTGTGCTGGACCCTGCCCTCAGCCCTCAGCGGTGAGTCCTCCCCAGGAGTACTGTGTTCTGACAAGGACAGCCCAGGACAGCTTGCACACTGAACAGTCTGCCTGAGTATAGGGCTTTCTCTCACCTAGGGGAATGGGAAGTGCTGAGCACTGAGGTGACTACTAGAGGTTTGTAAATCCTGTTTCTAACaggctttcttcttccccttccctaaAAAGGATTCACTTTCCAAACTCCATGACTGTTGGACTGTCTTATAGTGCTGGCTCAAAAAGAGCAGGCCCTCCTCACTGTGCCCTTGCTTATATCTTTCTTTGAGGGAGAATTCCTGCTTATCTCCTTCTTCCCACTCTCAGTGCAGACTGCTTGTCGTCCCTCTAACAGCCTCCTGCCCTTTGTTCCCACAGCCGCCGGGAACTGTGTGCACAGCTGCGTCAGTGGCAACTGAAGGTGATTGAGAATGTCAAGCGGGGCCAGCACAAGAAGACCCTAGAGAGGCTCTTCCCTGGCTTCCGGCCAGCTGTGGAGGCCTGCTACTTTAACTGGGAAGAGGCTTATCCTCTTCCTGGTGTTACCTACAGTGGCACTGACCGGAAGCTAGCCCTGTGCTGGGCCCGGGCCCTGCCTGCCAGGCCAGGAGCCTCTAGATCTGGGGGCCTGGAAGAGTCCCGGCCCCGACCTCTTCCTACTGAGCCAGCTGTGAGGCCCAAGGAACCTGGGGCCAAACGCAAAGGATTGGGTGAGGGGATCTCCTCACAGCGGGGCCCCCGCCGCCTCTCTGCCGAAGGAGGAGATAAGGCTCTGCATAAGATGGGTCCAAGTGGGGGCAAAGCCAAGGTACTGGGTGGGACTGGCAGCGGGGGCAAGAGCTCAGCAGGCAGTGGGAGCAAACGGCGGCTAAGCAGTGAAGACAGCTCCCTGGAACCAGACCTGGCAGAGATGAGCCTGGATGACAGCAGCCTGGCCCTGGGTGCAGAGGCCAGCACCTTTGGTGGATTCCCTGAGAGCCCTCCACCCTGTCCTTCCTCGGTTGGCTCCAGAGGACCTTCCACCTTCCTTCCTGAGCCCCCAGATACTTATGAGGAAGATGCTGGTGTGTACTTTTCAGAAGGACCTGAGCCTCCCACAGCCTCTGCAGACCACCCTGGTCTGCTGCCTGGGGAGGTCTGTACCCGAGATGACCTCCCTTCCACAGACGACAGTGGCAGTGGGCTACACAAAACCAAAGAAGCAGCTCCTGCAGTTGGAGAGGAGGATGACGACTACCAAGCATATTACCTGAATGCCCAGGATGGGGCTGGAGGCGAGGAGGAGAAGGCGGAGGGCGGGACTGGGGAGGAGCATGACCTGTTTGCTGGTTTGAAGCCACTGGAACAGGAGAGCCGAATGGAGGTGAGGGGCTGAAGAAGAGAGGGACTGTGGGGTGTTCTTTTCAAATGACTAAGAGGGGCCCCATGGATCTGGCCGGAAGTGTCCAGATCGTTAGCATGACTTTACATTCTGTAGGGTATCATAACCTCCTGGTCCACGGTTGCCCTCTCTAGTGGGTACTTCTCAGCTGTTGTGTCAGTGTGCTACTTCAGAGTCCTCAGTGGTCGCTTGCTGTCCTTAGAGTAAAACTGAAGGTCCCTGGTGTGGCCTGTGGGCTCCACCCTGTCTGATCTTTGCCAGCCTCTCCAGTGTTATTTGACTTTGTCTTTCCTCCTCTCTGTACTTCACTTATTCCTGGGGTTTGCCATGCTCCCTCCTGCTTACATACTTGTACAGATTGGCCTTTCTGCCTGGAACAATCTTCTCACCAGGCTTGGTTAGCTCTCAGAGACCGTAAAGTTCTGAGAGATAGGGGCACAAGATTGGTGAACTTAGAATCCCTCCCTGCCACGTGTGGTGGCAGATGCCTCTTatcacagcactctggaggctgacgTAGGAGAATCTCAAGTTAGAGGCTAGcttgagttacatagtgagaccctgcctcaaataaaacAGACCTTGTCTTCTTAGAAGTCTTtctcttgctgggcagtggtgacgcacgcctttaatcccagcacttgggaggcagaggcccagcctggtctacagagtgagttccagccagggctatacagagaaaccctgtctcgaaaaaccaaaaaaaaaaaaaaaagtctctctctTAGCTCCCCACAGCCTCTGCTGGCTTTCCTAGCCTAGTGTACCTGAGATAACCCCCACTTTCACAGATAAGCGTAGCAGTGCCCTTCTGTCCCAAGTCCCTATGAGTTATCCTATTCGTTTGCTCCCTCTTTTGGCCTTTTTCAGCAatacttgttatgccatgttgaATGATAGTGGTGTCTGTAACCAGACTGAATTCCTATGGTATGCTCAGGATCACCATGGCACCCAGTGCTTTAGGAATATTGTGCTATGTAATCAAGTATAATGTACTTCAAGCGAAGGCTTACAGTCTCGGTCCCGTATCCTGTAGGTGTTGTTTGCCTGCGCTGAGGCCCTGCATGCCCATGGCTACAGCAATGAGGCCTCCCGCCTCACTGTGGAGCTTGCCCAGGACCTGCTAGCCAACCCACCTGACCTCAAGGTAGAGCCGCCCCCTGCCAAGGTGAGAGAGAGCTCCTTCCTCTGCTTTCCGGGCCCCACTTATCCTTGCTCCTATTCCCCACCCCAAGTGAGAGCTTCCTTCTATCTCCACTGAGGTAAAACAGTCTCATTTGTCCAACTCTTTGCACTTCCCATGTAGGGCAAGAAAAACAAGGTGTCCACAAGCCGTCAGACCTGGGTGGCTACCAACACTCTGACCAAAGCAGCCTTCCTGTTGACAGTGCTTAGTGAGCGCCCTGAGCACCACAGCCTGGCCTTCCGAGTTGGCATGTTTGCGCTGGAGCTACAGCGGCCTCCTGCTTCAACCAAGgccttggaggtcagagggtcATTTGTCTTCTCCTTAATCATTTCAGAGTCTTATGCCTTGATCTCCATGGAGGTATAGGAGGTCTGAGTGCTTCCTGTACTCTCAGGTAAAATTGGCATATCAGGAATCTGAGGTAGCTGCTCTGCTCAAGAAGATCCCTCGGGGCCCCAGTGAAATGAGTACCATTCGATGCCGGGCAGAAGAACTTCGGGAGGGTACACTGTGTGACTATCGGCCTGTCTTGCCCCTCATGTTGGCCAGTTTCATCTTTGATGTTCTCTGTGCTCCAGGTATAATGCCCTACAGTAAGTGGAGAACTTGGGGGATAGgggagggtttttgttgttgttttgttttgtttttaaaggaaaactaaGTTCTAAGGTTCTATCAGAGTCATCTTTAGGACCCACCAGGCAGCTTCCTGGGTAGGTCTTGGATGATGACAGTCTTAGATTCCTTTGCAGTTTTTTCTGAGGTACTTTGGTTTGCTTGACTTAACCCAATTTCCATCTAGTGGTTTCTCTCACGGGTTCCCGGCCCCCAAGTCGAAACTGGACTAACGAGATGCCTGGAGATGAGGAGCTAGGATTTGAAGCAGCAGTTGCTGCCTTGGGTACGTGTCTTGTCTTGACCACGTTCATGAACAAAGCCTGGTCCAGGCCTTGAGCTGTGATGGGAAAGTCAAGATGACATGTGGGAAGCAACGGGCCATCGCTTATTACACAGTCAGTATCTAGAGAGGGTCTGGAACTGCTCAGCAGCTAACAGCACTTACTGCTGTTGTAAAGGATCCCAGGTTAGCTCCCAGGACCCTCAGGATAGCTAACTATAAGTAATCCCAATTTCCAAGGGATGCAGTGACCTCTTCTGCCTTCCATGGGCACATTaagcacatggtacacacatgcatgtaagcgaaacacatacatacataaaaataactaaaacttaaatgtgtgtatgtgttacatGTGGTGGGTGTTTTAAAGGACAGCAAATCAAAAATCTAAAGGAAGGCCTCAGGGAGGTTACCGATTATGTAATGTTGACTAAAAGATCGGGAAGCTATAGAGAGGAAATTGTCAGGCACACACTCAGTTCTAAGACCAGATATGATAgttatgcctataatcccagtacttgggaagtggaggcagtaGGATCAGTAGTTCATTTTCAtacttggctacatagcaagtttgaggccagcctgtgctacatgagatcttgcctcaaaaacatcatcatcaacaacaacaaaagcaagcaaTCAAACAAGACATTAGATGAGCCTGGTGTgtaagacacacctttaattccagtggaATAGAACAACAGGTTGCAAAGGTCTTGAAAGGGTTGGATGTAGGCAGTGGGGACTTTTTCTCATGAACTGGTAGCTGGCCCTGGCTTGTGTGTTTTTGGTGTCGTTGGAGCTATAAACACTAATCCCCAAGAGGCCTTCCTCACAGGCATGAAGACAACAGTGAGTGAGGCAGAACATCCCCTCCTATGTGAAGGCACACGTCGGGAGAAGGGTGACCTGGCCTTAGCACTCATGATCACCTACAAGGATGACCAGGCCAAGCTCAAGAAGGTAAGGGACTGAGATACTGGGGTTTTGCCAGGCAGCGAGTGAGCAAAATGTTACAATCTTTCTCACAAGTTTCCAGTACAATGACCAAAGTACTGGTCTGTGTGTAGGAGGTAAGTAGGGAATTTTGGAGACTTCTCATAAAGAACAAGAGACCAATGGTTCTTATAGGTGTGCTTGGGCatgaggtggaagaagagaagcagagagcaTAAAGTCAATGAGTCATTTATTTCAATGTGTATTGACTATCAGTGTGTTCAGTCCTCAGGTAAGTGTTACGGAAGATTCCAAGACATGGAAGCTGGGAGGTTATCCTGTAGTTACAGCTGGGGAAGACTTTCTGAGGAGGTAGCATTAGGCTGcttcaagaagaaaggaagataacAAAATTCAGGAAATAAAGGACGTCATGTTACTGCTTGTCTCTTCTCCAGATCCTAGACAAACTCTTGGACCGAGAAAGCCAGACACATAAGCCACAGACCCTGAGTTCTTTCTACTCATCCAGCCGGCCGGCCACAGCCAACCAGAGATCTCCTTCAAAGCACGGGGCCCCATCTGCTCCCGGGGCCCTGCAGCCACTGACTTCAAGCTCTGCAGGGCCTGCTCAGCCAGGGAATGTGGCAGGGGCTGGGCCAGGTCCCACTgagggcttcacagagaagaaTGTACCCGGTGAGGTGGGGGAACTGGGTAGGGCGGGTAGGTGGTCCAGTCAGGTTGTGCCCTTTCCTGGGCTCACCCCAGTGTTCTATCTTCTCCTTCAGAAAGTTCCCCACATTCCCCCTGTGAAGGTCTCCCACCTGAGGCAGCTTTGACTCCACGGCCGGAGGGGAAGGTTCCTAGCCGCCTAGCACTTGGCAGTCGTGGAGGTTATAATGGTCGAGGTTGGGGCTCTCCAGGGCGGcccaaaaagaaacacacaggtaCAACAGTCTATGGGAAGGCATGGAGGGAATGCTAGTCCTGGAGGCTGGAGACTGACTTCATTTTGGGGGTACTAGGCATGGCCAGCATTGACAGCAGTGCCCCTGAAACCACATCGGACAGCTCTCCTACCTTAAGCCGACGGCCACTTCGAGGGGGCTGGGCCCCTACTTCTTGGGGTCGAGGACAAGACAGTGACAGCATTAGCAGCTCTTCCTCAGACTCTCTGGGCTCTTCATCCTCCAGTGGAAGCCGCCGGGCTAGTGCCAGTGGAGGGGCCCGGGCAAAGACAGTTGACGTTGGCAGGTCAGTACGGAGAAAGACCCGTCCTTACAACCATATTCCTAGTGTGACCCAACTGTTGTCCCCCAACAGCCTTACTTACCCTGGTCCCACCTAACCTAGTTGGACTCCATTCTGAAGGGACTCCAACCCTGTCCATACCCCATTGCTCCGTCAGGTGTTACAAAGGCCGCCGCCCTGAGAGTCATGCCCCCCACGTACCCAATCAGCCGTCAGAGGCAGCTGCACACTTCTACTTCGAATTGGCGAAGACAGTTCTGATCAAGGCAGGGGGCAACAGCAGCACCTCCATTTTCACACATCCATCTTCCTCAGGAGGCCACCAGGGTCCTCACCGCAACCTGCACCTTTGCGCCTTTGAGATTGGGCTTTATGCCCTAGGCCTGCATAACTTTGTTTCTCCTAACTGGCTCTCTCGTACCTATTCTTCCCATGTATCCTGGATTACAGGTAAATCCAATGTCATGATTTGCATACAGGATGGAGGTGACTAGGAAGGCTGTGTCTTGGTGACATTGCTGATCTGATGAAAGATCTCATCCCCAGACCTCCAGAGGTGCCCACTGTGCTCCTTGTTCTTCTCTCTGAAGGGCAGGCCATGGAGATTGGCAGTGCAGCCTTGACTATACTGGTAGAATGCTGGGATGGGCACCTGACACCCCCTGAGGTTGCATCGCTGGCCGACAGAGCGTCACGGGCACGAGACTCCAACATGGTGAGGGCAGCGGCAGAGCTGGCTCTAAGCTGCCTGCCTCATGCCCACGCACTGAACCCCAATGAGATTCAGCGGGCCTTGGTGCAGTGCAAGGAACAGGTACTTCCAGATTTCAGCCCTCCGGGCATGGGGGAACATCACCGAACATTTTTCCTctaaaaatgtgtttgtgtgtgtgtacgtgtgtgtacatgaTGGAGTGGGGGTATGTGCCACATTGtatgcggaggtcagaggacagcttgttcAAGTTTGTTCTCTCCTTATACCATGTGGatcctaggaatcaaactcaagttgtcagacttggcagcctgccctccctcctcctctccctcgcTCTCTTCCAAGAGGTCTAAGTTTCTATGCGGAGCTTGAACTTACAATTCGGCTTCAGCTTTCTGAGTAGCTGGGACATCTATTATTTGCGGGTTAGGGACCTTCCCTTGATTCCGTCAGATGCAGGAGTTTATGAAGAATCTAATTTTTTCTCTCATTGTAACATTTCACATATTGCAGGTTGAGTATCTGTTAGGTTCAAGATTAGAAGTGTTTTGGATTTTAGGTTTTCAGAGTATTTTCTTAAACCTGAGTGATCTTGGGGATGGGACCCAAAACTaggtttgaaatttttatttcatatgttaaTTACGTACACATCCTAGAGATAATCTTGTGTCTCTTGGCCTCTTTctcgtgtatgtatgtatgtatgtatgcatgcataggAATTGGATCCAGGGCCTCATGCAGACCAGGCAACCAACTGACTTAGTCTCCAGCCTTGTTTGTGCACGAAGGCATATTTCATGGTATTTTCCTCTTGAGGTATCAATGAGCCTTGCCATTCAAaaagtttctgattttagtgtttTCCATTTTCAAATTAGGAATACATACTATGTGTTGtattctattgtgtgtgtgtgtgtgtgtgtgtgtgtgtgtgtgtgtgtgtgtatgcatgcatgcgttCTGCTATAATCCTAAAGCTAGGATCAATTCCATCACAACACACAAGCAAATAGAAGGCTGACTACTCAGGGCTCAGGCTGATTCCTGAGTATGATGAGCTTTGGGTGTGCACGAGGGAACAATTATTTGTTTGGTGCCTGTGTGAAGTTCTCACTGCTGTTAGTCAGTGAGTCAGTCAGTGCTTTGCCCTCTGATGCCCCTCAACCAGTCCTCCTTCCTGGGTAGGGCCTCTCCCCCTAATGCTTTGCTCCTTTCCAGGATAACCTGATGTTGGAGAAGGCCTGCATGGCCGTGGAAGAGGCAGCCAAGGGTGGGGGCGTATACCCTGAAGTGCTGTTTGAGGTTGCTCATCAGTGGTTCTGGCTTTATGAGGAGACAGCAGGCGGCTCGTCCACAGCTCGTGAAGGGGCTACAAGCTGTAGTGGCAGTGGGATGAGGGCCGCTGGGGAGGCTGGGCGGGGACTCCCTGAGGGTAGGGGTGCCCCAGGGACTGAACCTGTTACAGTGGCTGCGGCAGCAGTGACAGCAGCAGCCACAGTGGTTCCGGTCATCTCAGTGGGGTCCAGTTTATATCCAGGTCCAGGACTGGGGCATGGCCACTCCCCTGGCCTGCACCCCTACActgctctccagccccacttgccCTGCAGCCCTCAGTACCTCACCCACCCAGCTCACCCTGCCCACCCTATGCCTCATATGCCCCGGCCTGCCGTCTTCCCTGTGCCCAGCTCTGCATACCCACAGGTGAGTCTGGTGTTTCACAGATGGTGTGAGGCATGTGGAGAACACTAGTTCATAGGGTTGCAGTACTTTGGGTGTGTACTAGGGCTGTCCAGGAGCCCTGGTAAGGTGGTGGGAAATGGGAGACCAAGGCAACTAAGTAAGAAATGTAAGAATGCCTGTTTGTTACCTAACCAGGCTTAGTATCTGCTCTCCTTTTGCCATCTACTATAGGGTGTGCATCCTGCATTCCTGGGGGCGCAATACCCTTACTCAGTGACTCCTCCCTCGCTTGCTGCCACAGCTGTATCTTTCCCTGTCCCTTCCATGGCTCCCATCACAGTCCATCCTTACCACACAGAACCAGGGCTCCCACTGCCCACCAGTGTGGCCTGTGAGTTTCGGGGACAGGGAGCAGGTGAATGGAGGGGAGGTGCGCTGaacatgggagggagggagggcatctCCTGCACCTCTTCTCTCACATGGCTTTCCATCTCCCCTCAGTGAGCAGTGTCCATCCAGCATCTACGTTTCCAGCCATCCAGGGTGCCTCACTGCCTGCTCTGACCACACAGCCCAGCCCTCTGGTAAGCGGGGGTTTTCCACCACCCGAAGAGGAGACACACAGTCAACCGGTCAATCCACATAGCCTGCACCATCTGCATGCTGCTTACCGTGTTGGTAAGAAGTCCCTTTCTGTACTCCTACCTACAGCTGAGTGAAGTGAGGGGCTCTTCATTTGTTTACTGTGGGTCAGGTACCAGGATGGGGGAGAAGGTGAAGGGTATATATCCGATTGTGTGCCCATCTGTGTTTCCTAGGGATGCTGGCACTGGAGATGCTAGGTCGCCGGGCACACAACGATCACCCCAACAACTTTTCCCGCTCCCCCCCTTACACTGATGATGTCAAATGGTTGCTGGGGCTGGCAGCAAAGCTGGGTAACACCTCCCCTCCTCAGGACCATTGTCCCCctgtttcccttcccttcctatcCCAGACCTCCTTCCTAGCTCTTACTCAGAGTTGAGGCCT comes from the Mus musculus strain C57BL/6J chromosome 14, GRCm38.p6 C57BL/6J genome and includes:
- the Zswim8 gene encoding zinc finger SWIM domain-containing protein 8 isoform 3 (isoform 3 is encoded by transcript variant 3), which gives rise to MELMFAEWEDGERFSFEDSDRFEEDSLCSFISEAESLCQNWRGWRKQSAGPNSPTGGGGGGGSGGTRTRDGLVIPLVELSAKQVAFHIPFEVVEKVYPPVPEQLQLRIAFWSFPENEEDIRLYSCLANGSADEFQRGDQLFRMRAVKDPLQIGFHLSATVVPPQMVPPKGAYNVAVMFDRCRVTSCSCTCGAGAKWCTHVVALCLFRIHNASAVCLRAPVSESLSRLQRDQLQKFAQYLISELPQQILPTAQRLLDELLSSQSTAINTVCGAPDPTAGPSASDQSTWYLDESTLTDNIKKTLHKFCGPSPVVFSDVNSMYLSSTEPPAAAEWACLLRPLRGREPEGVWNLLSIVREMFKRRDSNAAPLLEILTDQCLTYEQITGWWYSVRTSASHSSASGHTGRSNGQSEVAAHACASMCDEMVTLWRLAVLDPALSPQRRRELCAQLRQWQLKVIENVKRGQHKKTLERLFPGFRPAVEACYFNWEEAYPLPGVTYSGTDRKLALCWARALPARPGASRSGGLEESRPRPLPTEPAVRPKEPGAKRKGLGEGISSQRGPRRLSAEGGDKALHKMGPSGGKAKVLGGTGSGGKSSAGSGSKRRLSSEDSSLEPDLAEMSLDDSSLALGAEASTFGGFPESPPPCPSSVGSRGPSTFLPEPPDTYEEDADDSGSGLHKTKEAAPAVGEEDDDYQAYYLNAQDGAGGEEEKAEGGTGEEHDLFAGLKPLEQESRMEVLFACAEALHAHGYSNEASRLTVELAQDLLANPPDLKVEPPPAKGKKNKVSTSRQTWVATNTLTKAAFLLTVLSERPEHHSLAFRVGMFALELQRPPASTKALEVKLAYQESEVAALLKKIPRGPSEMSTIRCRAEELREGTLCDYRPVLPLMLASFIFDVLCAPVVSLTGSRPPSRNWTNEMPGDEELGFEAAVAALGMKTTVSEAEHPLLCEGTRREKGDLALALMITYKDDQAKLKKILDKLLDRESQTHKPQTLSSFYSSSRPATANQRSPSKHGAPSAPGALQPLTSSSAGPAQPGNVAGAGPGPTEGFTEKNVPESSPHSPCEGLPPEAALTPRPEGKVPSRLALGSRGGYNGRGWGSPGRPKKKHTGMASIDSSAPETTSDSSPTLSRRPLRGGWAPTSWGRGQDSDSISSSSSDSLGSSSSSGSRRASASGGARAKTVDVGRCYKGRRPESHAPHVPNQPSEAAAHFYFELAKTVLIKAGGNSSTSIFTHPSSSGGHQGPHRNLHLCAFEIGLYALGLHNFVSPNWLSRTYSSHVSWITGQAMEIGSAALTILVECWDGHLTPPEVASLADRASRARDSNMVRAAAELALSCLPHAHALNPNEIQRALVQCKEQDNLMLEKACMAVEEAAKGGGVYPEVLFEVAHQWFWLYEETAGGSSTAREGATSCSGSGMRAAGEAGRGLPEGRGAPGTEPVTVAAAAVTAAATVVPVISVGSSLYPGPGLGHGHSPGLHPYTALQPHLPCSPQYLTHPAHPAHPMPHMPRPAVFPVPSSAYPQGVHPAFLGAQYPYSVTPPSLAATAVSFPVPSMAPITVHPYHTEPGLPLPTSVALSSVHPASTFPAIQGASLPALTTQPSPLVSGGFPPPEEETHSQPVNPHSLHHLHAAYRVGMLALEMLGRRAHNDHPNNFSRSPPYTDDVKWLLGLAAKLGVNYVHQFCVGAAKGVLSPFVLQEIVMETLQRLNPIHAHNHLRAPAFHQLVQRCQQAYMQYIHHRLIHLTPADYDDFVNAIRSARSAFCLTPMGMMQFNDILQNLKRSKQTKELWQRVSLEITTFSP